The DNA region GCCGTTTATATTATACTGTCATTCTGAAGGACTGCCGGGAGCAGAACAGTACGAAATCAGAAAATTTGCAATGGTAACAAAGGGGTACGGGGTGGTATGACAGAGTGTAGAAGGCCAGGAATGGCAAGGCAAAAGAGGTTCCCGGTGGCAGAATAAAGGTTTAATTATCCGGGCAAGATGAATTTTGTAAAAAAAAACGGCTATTTCATGAATACCCCTTAATTATTTCCCCCGGATGACGATATTCAATGGTAGAGGGTCATAGATGATCATGGAAGTGAGTGACTGAGATGAAGATTCAAGGTTATCGCAGCATTCTGGAGCAACTGCTGAAATTCGAAAGCAGAACAAAAGATATTCCAGCCAGGGCAGGCAGAGCCGTCCCCGGCGAGAAGACGGAAATATCAGATGCGGTGGATGTGCTTCAACGTGAGCTGGAAAAAACAGAGAGGGAAGAAGATATGGAAAGGGCAGTACGCCTTGAATCCATTGCCGAAAGTCTCAATAACGGCACTTACAAAGTTGATACATCCAAGCTGGCAGAATCGATGCTTGATGCCTAGTTTTTTTATCGGGGAGGATACAAAGGTGACGGATAAATCCGGCGGGAAGTTGAATATCGATATGTTGAAAGGCTTTTTCCAGGAGGGTGACGAGCTTCTGGCCGAGATAGTGGCTGCCGAGGAGCTACTGCAGGAAGTCGTCATCCGGGGCGATCACGAGGCCATCACCGCTTCCCAGAATTACCGTGATGCATTGCAGGACAGGGTCGGAACATTCAAGGAGATGCTTCTCTCCCTCGATATAAATAAATCGGATATTGCGGCGCTGGTCAAAGAAATTGATGAAGAGGAAGAAAGCGAACAGTTCCTGGACCTGTATGAAGCCGTCGCCGGTAAAATCAAACATGTCAACGTGTTGCAGTCCATAAACGGCGACCTGTTGCGGGAAAGATTCAGTTTTATCAAGAACATGCAAAAATATTTTCTGCCCGGCGAAGAATTGTATGATCAGCGGGGCGAGTTGAAAGATATCCTGGACAAGGAAATACGGAACATAGACAAGAGCTGCTAATGTAAAGGAGAGTTGACACATGAGTTTATTCGGAAGCCTGGAGATCGGGAGGTCGGCCCTGATGGCACAGTACAAGGGGATGGAAGTGAGCGGCCAGAATGTGGCCAACGCGAATACGCTTGGATACACGCGGCAACGGGTGGATATGGAAGCGATCGTCCCGGCTATCGTGGCCGGCAATCAGATTGCTCCCGGCCAGGGGGTCAGGATAAGCGATATAACACGCATCAGCAGCGAATTTTACCATACCCAGATGGTCAGGAATGGGTCATACAAGTCTTACTGGGAGACGATGCAGGAAGCTTACCGGTCTGTCGAGGTTTCCTTGATGGAACCTTCCGAGGAAGGTGTCGGCAAACTGCTGGAGGATTTCTTCGATACCTGGCATCATCTGAGTGCAGGCCCGGAAAGCATAGCTGTCCGCATGGGGCTTCGTGACCATGCCATCACGTTTACCCGGGCTATCAGTGATACTTACAACCGTTTGAATGAATTTCGCAGGGGATTTGTCGATGAGACGGAGGCCACGGTGGTGGAACTGAACAGGTTGGCCTCGGAGATAGCCGGTATAAACGAAAAACTGATCTACCTCCATGCCCTGCAGGAAAAATCCAACGAGATGTTTGATCAGCTTGACCTGGCACTCGAGGAGCTCGGCAAGCTTGTTGATATTGCTGTCTACCAGAAAAATAATGGTGCGGTGGATGTGTTTATCGGCGGACGGCTTCTGGTGCAGGAGAAATACGCCTTTTCGGTACATCTGCAGACCAGGGAAATCCCCGGCGCCCTTTACGACAGATATGAGATCGTCAACCATCGGGGCCAGGTGCTGGATTTGCAGTCCGGACGGCTCGCAGGTCTGCTGGAGACGGTAAACGATACGCTTCCGGGTGCACAGGACGAAATGAACCACATCGTTACACAGCTGGTGAACAGTATCAATGCCATTCACAGGGATGGGTACGGGCTCGATTTCGTTACGGGGAGAAATTTCTTCAATGAAATTGCCGACGATGGCGGCCCGGCCTCCCTGCAGTTCAATGTAAACCCGGAAATCATTGAAGATCCGGCCCGGATCGGTGCGGCCTCGGAGGCCGCCCAGCCCGGCAACGGGGAGGTCGCCCTGGAACTGGGGCGCCTGCGCATGGAGAAGGCCATCGGCTCCCTGCGCAAGGACGGTACTTTTGAAAAGACGGCAACTTTTTCGGATTATTACCGCGGAATGATAACGGAGATGGGCGTCAAGGGGATGGAGAGTGACCGCATGACCAGTGTTTACGAGAAAGCCGAGATGCAACTGCGCGAAAGGCACAGGTCCATCACCGGGGTGAACATCGATGAAGAGGCGATCAACATGATCCAGTTCCAGCATGCCTGGCAGGGAGCGGCCAAGTTCATCAACTATATCGACGAGATGCTTGCCGTATTGCTGAATATAGGTTATCGATAATCACAATAAAGATTGATCTTTCTGATCAATAAACAGGGGGAAACAAGGATGCGCGTAACGCAAATGATGGTCGGGGACACGGTAAGGTACAATCTGCAGAGAAGCCTGAATCGGCTCGAGAAATTATCAAACCAACTTTCGACGGGGAAGGTTTTCCATCGTCCCTCGGACAATCCCGTGGGGGTCAACAAATCGATGCGCTACACGGCCTCGATTGACCGGAACGAGCAGTATCGCCTGAACATGACCGAATGCCAGGGCTGGATGGATGCCACGGAGTATGCCCTGCTGGATGGCATCTCTGTTCTGCAGAAAATACGCGTGATCTGCCTCGATGCCGCCCATGATGTCCATACCGATGAGGATAGGGAGATCATGGCCAAGGAAGTCGAGGAGCTTTACAACCACCTGGTCGGGGTTGGCAACACCGAGTTCAACTCCCTCTATATCTTTGCCGGGCATCAGACCCTGGAAGCCCCTTACAGGGAAGTTGCGGGAACGCTTACCTATCTCGGTGATGACGGGGTGCGCAACCTCGAGATCAGCCCTTTCCAGGAAGTTACGCTCAATCTTACGGGCAACGAAGCCTTCAGGGGGACTGGAATATTTGATGATGTCAGAAAAATCCTGGATGCTCTCCATGCCGACGATTCCGCATATCTTGGGAACGAGGGCCTGATGAGTGTTGACAGTGCGATCAATGATTTCCTCGATGGCATCTCCACGATGGGGGCGCGCCTGAAAAGGGTGGAGATCATGCAGAAGGCACTGATGAGCGAGAATATCCATTTGCGCGAGATGCGTTCCGGCGTCGAGGATATTGACCTGGCCCTGACGATAACGGAATACATGATGCAGGAAAATGTGCATCATGCGGCTCTGTCCACGGGAGCGCGGACGATGATGCCGACCCTGATAGACTACTTGCGTTGAGAAGGAAGGGTGGTTTGAAGATGAATACATCCGTGAAGGCAGCTGCTCCGGAAAAAACAAGCGAAAACCGTATGTATTT from Bacillota bacterium includes:
- a CDS encoding flagellar biosynthesis anti-sigma factor FlgM, which encodes MKIQGYRSILEQLLKFESRTKDIPARAGRAVPGEKTEISDAVDVLQRELEKTEREEDMERAVRLESIAESLNNGTYKVDTSKLAESMLDA
- the flgL gene encoding flagellar hook-associated protein FlgL, which gives rise to MRVTQMMVGDTVRYNLQRSLNRLEKLSNQLSTGKVFHRPSDNPVGVNKSMRYTASIDRNEQYRLNMTECQGWMDATEYALLDGISVLQKIRVICLDAAHDVHTDEDREIMAKEVEELYNHLVGVGNTEFNSLYIFAGHQTLEAPYREVAGTLTYLGDDGVRNLEISPFQEVTLNLTGNEAFRGTGIFDDVRKILDALHADDSAYLGNEGLMSVDSAINDFLDGISTMGARLKRVEIMQKALMSENIHLREMRSGVEDIDLALTITEYMMQENVHHAALSTGARTMMPTLIDYLR
- the flgK gene encoding flagellar hook-associated protein FlgK, which codes for MSLFGSLEIGRSALMAQYKGMEVSGQNVANANTLGYTRQRVDMEAIVPAIVAGNQIAPGQGVRISDITRISSEFYHTQMVRNGSYKSYWETMQEAYRSVEVSLMEPSEEGVGKLLEDFFDTWHHLSAGPESIAVRMGLRDHAITFTRAISDTYNRLNEFRRGFVDETEATVVELNRLASEIAGINEKLIYLHALQEKSNEMFDQLDLALEELGKLVDIAVYQKNNGAVDVFIGGRLLVQEKYAFSVHLQTREIPGALYDRYEIVNHRGQVLDLQSGRLAGLLETVNDTLPGAQDEMNHIVTQLVNSINAIHRDGYGLDFVTGRNFFNEIADDGGPASLQFNVNPEIIEDPARIGAASEAAQPGNGEVALELGRLRMEKAIGSLRKDGTFEKTATFSDYYRGMITEMGVKGMESDRMTSVYEKAEMQLRERHRSITGVNIDEEAINMIQFQHAWQGAAKFINYIDEMLAVLLNIGYR